From a single Actinomyces viscosus genomic region:
- a CDS encoding rhodanese-like domain-containing protein, with product MRETSVEDLRERLEAGEDGEDLVVLDVREPDEVAQAAISGSVNIPLGQVVERMNELDPARPTAVICAGGVRSAKAIEALTAAGYAGELVNVTGGMKAWLSQ from the coding sequence GTGAGGGAAACCAGTGTCGAGGATCTGCGCGAACGGCTTGAGGCGGGGGAGGACGGAGAGGATCTTGTTGTTCTCGATGTCCGTGAGCCCGATGAGGTTGCGCAGGCGGCGATCTCCGGCTCGGTCAACATCCCACTGGGGCAGGTAGTCGAGCGGATGAACGAGCTCGACCCGGCCCGGCCCACGGCAGTCATCTGCGCTGGCGGGGTGCGCTCAGCCAAGGCGATCGAGGCGCTGACCGCGGCCGGCTATGCCGGCGAGCTGGTCAACGTCACGGGCGGTATGAAGGCCTGGCTCAGCCAGTAG
- the pgi gene encoding glucose-6-phosphate isomerase → MLNPVDPTTTPAWKRLTELHDSMTPDLRAWFADDPQRAERFSYELGDLYVDLSKNLLTDDVRDALAELAVQVDVPGRRDAMYAGEHINITEDRAVLHTALRRPATDSLSVDGQDVVADVHEVLEKIYAFARRVRSGEWTGITGKPIKTVVNIGIGGSDLGPVMVYEALKPYVQKGLQCRFISNIDPTDCAEKVADLDPETTLFIIASKTFTTLETLTNARMARDWFLAALKDKGIETDGAIAKHFVAVSTALDKVAEFGIDPANAFGFWNWVGGRYSVDSAVGTVLAVAIGPENFADFLSGFHTVDEHFATKAPAENVPMLMGLLNVWYVNFFKAGSHAVLPYAQYLHRFAAYLQQLTMESNGKSVRWDGSPVTTETGEVFWGEPGTNGQHAFYQLIHQGTQLIPADFIAVANPAHPIKDGGLDVHELFLSNYLAQTAALAFGKTSDEVRAEGTPEEIVPARVFAGNKPTTSILAPALTPAVVGQLIALYEHITFTQGIVWGIDSFDQWGVELGKKLALEIAPAVQGDEEALAGQDASTRGLITRYRGLRK, encoded by the coding sequence ATGCTGAATCCGGTTGACCCCACCACCACGCCCGCCTGGAAGCGCCTCACCGAGCTCCACGACTCCATGACCCCGGACCTGCGCGCCTGGTTCGCGGATGACCCGCAGCGCGCCGAGCGTTTCTCCTACGAGCTGGGAGACCTCTACGTCGACCTGTCCAAGAACCTGCTGACCGACGACGTCCGCGACGCCCTGGCCGAGCTTGCCGTGCAGGTGGACGTCCCGGGCCGCCGTGACGCCATGTACGCCGGCGAGCACATCAACATCACCGAGGACCGCGCCGTCCTCCACACCGCCCTGCGCCGGCCGGCCACCGACTCCCTGAGCGTGGACGGACAGGACGTCGTCGCCGACGTCCACGAGGTCCTGGAGAAGATCTACGCCTTCGCCCGCCGCGTGCGCTCGGGGGAGTGGACCGGAATCACCGGCAAGCCCATCAAGACCGTGGTCAACATCGGTATCGGTGGCTCCGACCTGGGACCGGTCATGGTTTACGAGGCCCTCAAGCCTTACGTGCAGAAGGGCCTTCAGTGCCGCTTCATCTCCAATATCGACCCCACCGACTGCGCGGAGAAGGTCGCGGACCTCGACCCGGAGACGACCCTGTTCATCATCGCCTCCAAGACCTTCACCACCTTGGAGACCCTCACTAACGCCCGCATGGCCCGCGACTGGTTCCTGGCCGCACTGAAGGACAAGGGCATCGAGACCGACGGCGCCATCGCCAAGCACTTCGTGGCCGTATCCACCGCCCTGGACAAGGTCGCCGAGTTCGGCATCGACCCGGCCAACGCCTTCGGCTTCTGGAACTGGGTGGGCGGACGCTACTCGGTGGACTCCGCCGTCGGCACGGTCCTGGCCGTAGCCATCGGTCCGGAGAACTTCGCCGACTTCCTCTCCGGCTTCCACACCGTCGACGAGCACTTCGCCACCAAGGCCCCGGCAGAGAACGTTCCCATGCTCATGGGCCTGCTCAACGTCTGGTACGTCAACTTCTTCAAGGCCGGATCCCACGCCGTCCTGCCCTACGCCCAGTACCTGCACCGCTTCGCCGCCTACCTCCAGCAGCTCACCATGGAGTCCAACGGCAAGTCCGTGCGCTGGGACGGCAGCCCCGTGACCACCGAGACCGGTGAGGTCTTTTGGGGTGAGCCGGGCACCAACGGACAGCACGCCTTCTACCAGCTCATTCACCAGGGCACCCAGCTCATCCCCGCGGACTTCATCGCCGTGGCCAACCCCGCCCACCCGATCAAGGACGGGGGACTGGACGTCCATGAGCTGTTCCTGTCCAACTACCTGGCCCAGACCGCCGCTCTCGCCTTCGGTAAGACCTCCGACGAGGTTCGTGCCGAGGGTACCCCCGAGGAGATCGTCCCTGCTCGCGTCTTCGCGGGTAACAAGCCGACGACGTCGATCCTCGCCCCGGCTCTGACACCGGCGGTCGTCGGCCAGCTCATCGCCCTCTACGAGCACATCACCTTCACCCAGGGCATCGTGTGGGGCATCGACTCCTTCGACCAGTGGGGCGTTGAGCTCGGCAAGAAGCTGGCCCTGGAGATCGCCCCCGCCGTCCAGGGGGACGAAGAGGCCCTCGCGGGTCAGGACGCGTCCACCCGGGGCCTTATCACCCGCTACCGCGGCCTGCGCAAGTAA